A genomic stretch from Lathyrus oleraceus cultivar Zhongwan6 chromosome 2, CAAS_Psat_ZW6_1.0, whole genome shotgun sequence includes:
- the LOC127120619 gene encoding probable pectinesterase 68 encodes MANSTLLHSLQFLLIFSCMLLNAGTLSNGARYHDTTFNSSSSSNSSNDNHHWTGPVGHLVITVDLNGGGQFSSVQDAVNAVPDNNTMKVLIKISAGKYKEKVVVPVTKPYITFEGEGREVTVIEWHDRASDPGPNGQQLRTYRTASVTVFANYFSAKNITFKNTAPAPMPGMQGWQAVAFRISGDKAYFSGCGFYGAQDTLCDDAGRHYFKECYIEGSIDFIFGNGRSIYKDCELHSIASRFGSIAAQDRNDPTEKTGFAFVRCKVTGSGPLYVGRAMGQYSRIVYAYTYFDNIVANGGWDDWDHADNKNKTVFFGVYKCWGPGADAVRGVSWAQELDFDSAHPFIRKSFVNGRHWIAPNDA; translated from the exons ATGGCTAACTCTACTCTTTTACATTCGTTGcaatttcttttgattttcaGTTGCATGTTGTTAAATGCAGGAACCTTGTCAAATGGTGCACGATATCACGACACAACCTTCaactcttcatcttcttcaaacTCATCCAACGATAACCACCACTGGACCGGACCTGTTGGTCACCTTGTAATAACGGTTGATCTCAACGGCGGAGGCCAGTTCAGTTCCGTCCAAGACGCCGTCAATGCTGTCCCAGACAACAACACAATGAAAGTGCTTATTAAAATCAGTGCAGGAAAATACAA AGAGAAAGTGGTGGTTCCCGTGACGAAACCGTACATAACATTTGAAGGTGAAGGGAGAGAAGTGACCGTGATAGAATGGCATGATAGGGCGAGTGATCCTGGTCCCAATGGACAACAGCTACGGACTTATAGAACTGCTTCTGTTACTGTTTTCGCTAATTATTTCTCTGCAAAAAATATCACCTTCAAG AACACAGCACCGGCACCGATGCCGGGGATGCAGGGATGGCAAGCGGTGGCGTTTCGGATATCAGGCGACAAAGCGTACTTCTCCGGCTGTGGATTCTACGGTGCACAAGATACACTTTGCGATGATGCTGGTAGGCATTACTTCAAAGAATGCTACATTGAAGGTTCCATTGATTTCATTTTCGGAAATGGCAGATCCATCTACAAG GATTGTGAGCTACATTCAATAGCATCAAGGTTCGGTTCCATAGCAGCACAGGATAGAAATGACCCAACGGAGAAAACGGGCTTTGCATTTGTACGATGCAAGGTGACGGGCTCAGGCCCATTATATGTGGGCCGTGCAATGGGCCAATACTCGAGAATAGTATACGCGTACACATACTTTGATAATATAGTTGCAAACGGTGGTTGGGATGATTGGGATCATGCCGATAACAAAAACAA GACTGTGTTCTTTGGAGTGTACAAATGTTGGGGACCAGGAGCAGATGCAGTACGTGGGGTGTCATGGGCCCAAGAGTTGGATTTCGATTCTGCACATCCATTTATCAGAAAAAGCTTTGTCAATGGAAGACATTGGATCGCACCCAATGATGCTTAG